The following nucleotide sequence is from Acinetobacter equi.
TGCAACATGCCCTGCATCTGAAGTAAATCCAGTAAAAATCATCCAAGAACCAACAGCAATTAAGACAATAATTGCAATGATTTTGATCAGGGAGAACCAAAACTCTAATTCACCAAACAATTTTACTGTAACTAGATTCAGCCCCATAATAAAAATAATGGAAGCAACACTGATCATTACACCTTCTTCTGGAGAAAAAGGTAGTCCACCATTAAAAAACTGTAAGTAATAAATAATTGCTGATAAATCTGCTATACCAATGGTGATCCAACATAGCCAATATGTCCAACCGACAAAATACCCTGCCCAAGGACCAATTAAGTCAGAACTAAAATCAATAAACGACTTATATTCAAGATTGGATAATAATAATTCGCCTAGCGCACGCATCACGAAAAAAATCATAAATCCAATAATCATATATATCAGAACAATAGATGGTCCAGCTAAGCTGATGGTCTTACCAGACCCCATAAACAACCCTGTACCTATTGCCCCACCAATCGCAATTAACTGTAAATGTCGATTAGATAAACTTCTTTCTAATTCACCTTTTTCAGCAGGCGAATTAACTTCTCGATCTGACACTCTTTCATTCACCATTCACGCAATAAGTGCGACAAATTAACGCAAAACGCACGAAATTCAAAAGTAAAATTTAATTGTTATTGAAATTCCAATTAATTATGGAAATTAATTCATTTTTCTTATATCTATTATCTCAATTTAAGTCGTTCTTTTTTTGTACATAAAATATAAAAAACCTTGAAAGCAAAGTTAAACTGTGTAAAAAATAATCTTATAAATTTTGATATGAATAATAATTTTACGGATTGCCAATCATGGCACAACGATTGCTTAAAAAATTAAGCCATCACAACAATCAGGATGAAAAGAAGAATCAACTATGCAAAATTTACAATCTTTTATGGAAACATTAAGCGGTTGGGTCTGGGGTCCTTATATGCTTGTACTCATTGTTGGTACAGGGATTTTCCTGACTTTCCGCCTTTTGTTTTGGCAATTTAGGATGTTGCCTTTAGCGTTTAAACAAGTCTTTAGCAAACATAAAGGTGAAAAAAATCAACAAGGTGATATTTCACAATTTGCTTCATTAATGACAGCACTCTCTGCAACAATTGGAACGGGTAATATTGCTGGTGTTGCAACAGCATGTGTTCTAGGTGGTCCAGGTGCTGTATTTTGGATGTGGATGACTGCTCTATTTGGAATGGCAACTAAATATGGTGAAGGGGTTTTAGCGGTTAAATATCGAATAAAAAATGAAAAAGGAGAAATGTCTGGCGGTCCAATGTATTACATTGAACGTGGTTTAAAATGGAAATGGTTAGCCATTATTTTTGCTCTTTTTGGTACGCTTGCTTCTTTTGGTATTGGAAGTTCAGTTCAATCCAATACCGTTGCTCTTACTGTGGAACATAGCCTACATATCGACACTTGGATTACAGGTATTGTAATTACTGTTTTTTCCGCATTGGTTATTTTAGGCGGGATTAAATCAATTTCTAAAGCTTCATCCATTATTGTTCCATTTATGGCAATTGGCTATGTAGCTGGTGGCATAATTATTATTTTAAATAATTTAGAACTTGTAATGCCTGCACTAGAACTCATTTTTAAAGATGCATTTACAGGTGAAGCAGTTGCTGGTGGAGCTGTTGGTGCTGCAATTCGTTACGGTGTTGCTCGTGGTGTATTTTCTAATGAAGCTGGGATGGGGTCTGCACCAATTGCGGCAGCTGCTGCAAAAACAGATCACCCTGCTCGACAAGGATTAGTCTCAATGACAGGTACTTTTATTGATACCATCATTGTATGCTCAATTACGGGCATTGTTTTAGTTATGGGCTTTATTATCGCAGGAAATTCTTTCGGTGATTCAACAGGTGCTGTACTCACAACAAAAGCATTTGACCAACTATTACCAGGTTTTGGTGGTTGGGTTGTTACATTTGGTGTAGTTTTCTTTGCCTATTCAACTATTTTAGGTTGGTGCTACTACGGTGAAAAATGCTGTTCTTACTTATTAGGTGAAAAGTTCGTTCTGCTATACCGCATTATCTATATCATCTCTGTCTTTATTGGATGTGTAGCAACACTCGATCTTGTTTGGTTATTCGCTGATATATTTAATGGACTGATGGCTGTACCAAACTTAATTGCTTTATTATTGCTTTCAGGTGTGATTGCAAAAGAATCTAAAGACTTTATTGCGAAACGAAAATCTGGCGAACTCTACTAAAATATAATTTCATATTAATAAATAGTCACTTCATTGAATCATAAATACGCCGACTTGAAGCATCAAGTCGGTTTTTAACTTTAATTACCAAATTAATAGTTTTGTGGCATCTCACCACGCTTCAATCTTTCATTAATGTCATCAATAACATTTGGTAATTCTGCAATCGTATCGATAAAATAATGTGGTCGAGATGCCTCAAATAAGTGTTCAATTCGAAGACGCTCCTCATTCAATTTATTTTCATCTAACCTTTTATATTCCTCATAGGTTAATCCTAAAGCATTTCCAGAACACGTTAAAGCAACTGTCCACATTCCAGCACTTCGTCCCTCCAAAATACCAGGCCATGTATCATCAACTTTTACACATGCAGCAACATCACTAATACCTAATGAAATTACATTTTGTAGAGATTGAGCTGGATAAGGACGTCCATTTGGAACTTCATCCGTTGCAACAACACAGTCTGGTTCATATCCATTTCGAGCTGCTAACTCTACAACTTTATCCATAACAACTTTAGGATATCCAGAACAAGTTCCTATTTTTAATCCTTTAGATCTTAAATTGGAAATAGTATCTAGGGCTCCTGGTATTAAAGCAGAATGTACTGCAATTTTTTCTATTTGTAAGGGCATAAATCGATTATAAATTGCCGTCACATCATCATCAGTTGGAAGTCGACCAAATTTTTCACGATATCGTTCTGCAATTTCAGGAATATTACATAACGTCCGAATGTGATCCCATTTCCCCATTCCCATAGGACCTCGTGATTCTTCTAAAGAAACCTCGATACCAAACTCACGAAAAGCCTCAACAAAAATTTGGGTAGGTGCAAATGAACCAAAATCCACCACCGTCCCTGCCCAATCTAAAATTACTGCTTGTAATTGATCTGGTTGATCATATTTCATAAAAAACTCCATTTAAACACATTAAAACGATCTATTTTTAATCTATTGCATAATGCTGAAATACTTCAGATATCATTTGACGATCCTTTCTTAAATTTAAGCAACACAAGCGATATTCAATATAAAAAGGATGACCAGTAAACTTAATTGGCTGAAGATTTAGCATGTCGACAAATTCTATTTCAGAGACAAAACCTATTCCGCTTCCTTGTGCAATTGCATAGAAAATTGCTTCACGGCTATTCATTTGCATAACACTATTTAATTTAATGTTTCGTTCGTGACATATATTTTCAACTTGGACACGAGTTTGAGATCCTTCTTCCCTTAAAATAATTTTCTCATGCTGAAGTTGTTCAAGAAAAACTTCTTTTTCCTTTGCCCAAGGATGATCTTCTCGAACTACAGCAACAATTGGATAGCGCTTATAAACTTGTGTATATAAATCCGCTTCAAAATTTGATCTTGCCAATATTGCAATATCTATATCAAAGTTTCGTAACCGAGTAATTGTCTCAGTTGCAGAATAAAATGATGTTTTAAAATCAATTGTCGGATACTGCATCCTTAATTCATGCGTCAATTCCATAGCAATAGGTGGAGAAACTGCACCTATGCGAAACATCCCTACTTTTTTCTGCTGAAAACTTTGTAGTAAATGAATTGCCTCCTCTTCTAACTTAAATAATGGTTTTGCTATTTCATATAATTTTTGTCCAGCCAAACTCATTTCAACCGTATTTCCATTCCGATGAAATAATTCAACCTTAAATACTTTCTCTAATGCTTTGACTTGTTCACTGACCGTGGGTTGACCAATACTCAAATATTCAGCTGCTGTTGTAAAACTCCCTTTATAAGCCACAGCATAAAATGAACGTAACCACTTATGATATTGATGCATTAGTCAATTCCCTCCATAAAAACTAAATGTTGATTTTTTTATCGTCTTACAAACAAAGCAACAAAAGCACTACAAGCACAGGCAATCGTCACAATCATAAAAATTAGAGATGTATTACCTGTCATGTCTAATACACTACCAATTAGTGGCTCTGCCAATCCTGCAAATAAATATGATGCAAAATTCATAACCCCAGTTGCAGTACCTGCTCGTTTAGCACCTGCTAAATCTGGACACAATGCCCAAAAACTAGAGGCTGGACCATAGACAAAGAAGCCACATAAAAATAAAGCACCAATTGCAACAGAACTATATGTAGGAAGTGTCCACATCCATAAACTTGTAATAGCACCTAAAACCATATAAAGAATAATGGCTAAATAACGTTTCGATCCAAATAATCTGTCAGAAACCCATCCATTAGTTAGTGCACCAACAGCCATTCCAACTGGTAATGCAACGGTAATCCAGATAGGATCAATCCCCGCATCTCCTGATTTCCAATTCGAACCTAAAAAATGCACAGGAACCCAAATAATCAATCCATAACGTGCCGCATTTTGAAATCCTAATGACACTGCCGCAATTAAAAGCTTTACATTCTTTAATATTGCTTTATAACGTTGCCACGATGTTTCTTCTACATCACCTGCTAATTCTTGAGCTTTATCTTCTTCATTTGCAACACCAGTATTTTCTAGCGGTTTAAAACCAAGATCTTCTGGTCGTTCACGTGCAACAAAGAAAAATAAAATACCTCCTGCCAACATAAGTAAAACTGGTAAACGGAAAATCCATCTCCATTCCAACTGAAAAACTTCAATTACAACAACAGAAGTTACATACGACAAAATGGATGCACAACCTGCTGCAAATACATAAAATCCATATACTTTTCCACGTTCAGAAACACCCCACCAATTTGAAAGTAAACGGCTTCCTGGTGCCCAACCTAGAGCTTGTAAATATCCATTTGCAGCCCATGGAATAATTAAACTAAAAAAACCACTTGCAAAACTTACAATCCAATTCGCACCACAGGAAAGTACTGCTCCTGTTGTCATAATACGGCGGCCTCCAAATTTATCCGCCAAATTTCCATTAATTGCTTGCCCAATAGCATAAGCCCACAACATACTTGCAGAAATCCATCCTAGAGCTGCACTACTTAACCCAAATTCTGCTTGTATACCAGGTATGGCAAAACCAAATGTTTGTCGACCTGTATAAAAAAATAGATAACAAAACATTGCAGCAAATAACATTCTCCACTGTGCACGTCGAAATGCTGGTGTATTATTATCAGCTAATGGTATTGAATATTGTGTTCGTTCCATGATTCTTATCCTTATTATATAAATACGCGCAAATCCTTTATAAATAGGAAAATATAAAGATCCTCTTATTTTTTCCTACAAGATAATGCTTTTTAAGAAAGAGAAACTCCTATAAAGTTTTTTCCTCGTGCTCCTTGCATCGCATAATTGATCATCTCCATTTGCTCGTCTGCATATACCCCATAATCACAAAACTCTGTTTTAACATCTAAGCTATGTAAGAAATTCAATAATTGTGTCTGAGCATCTTCTAAACTATTTCCGAACATTTTTTTAAAGATTTGATCTCTTGATTTACTCTTACCCCAAGCAAGTCCTAATACATAAGGCAATGTAAATGAGCATGCAATTCCATGGGCTAATCCATACCTCAATGTCATCTCATAAGAAATCGAATGAGCTAACGCAGTCTTTGTATTCGAAAATGCAATCCCTGCTTTTAAAGCTGCTAATGCCATTTTTGAACGTAAATTTTCATTCAATAAATCTTGAGATAATTTAGGTAAACAATCCAAAATATCTTCAATAGCAGAGATTGCAAAAATATCTGAAACTGGATTTGAATTAACATTCCAAATAGACTCTAAAGCATGTGATAAAGCATCTAAGCCTGTTGAAATTGTAATTGCTCTAGGAACAGTTAACATTAAATCTGGATCAATAATTGCAACTTTTGGCCATGTACAATCCAAATGCAAAGAGTATTTTTTTTGTTCTTTACTATCCCAAATTGTTGCCCAAGGTGTTACTTCACTGCCTGTTCCTGCAGTCGTTGGAACAGCGATTAATTTTTTATATTTTGTAGGTGTAAACTTTTTCCCTGTTACTAAAGGTTCAAGTAACTCTTCAAATTTTTTTGATTCTGTTCCAACAATAAGTGCCTTTGCTGTATCAATTGAACTTCCGCCACCAATTGCTAGAACAGTATCGCAATCTTCAAATTTCTCCCAAAAATATTCATATATTTCTTTGAGTTGAATTACATCAGGATTAGGTTGAACATTTTGAATTATATGAACCAACCGATCTCCCAATAACAGCTTAATTTTCTCAATTAACCCTAAACTTTCAGCTTCA
It contains:
- a CDS encoding alanine/glycine:cation symporter family protein, which produces MQNLQSFMETLSGWVWGPYMLVLIVGTGIFLTFRLLFWQFRMLPLAFKQVFSKHKGEKNQQGDISQFASLMTALSATIGTGNIAGVATACVLGGPGAVFWMWMTALFGMATKYGEGVLAVKYRIKNEKGEMSGGPMYYIERGLKWKWLAIIFALFGTLASFGIGSSVQSNTVALTVEHSLHIDTWITGIVITVFSALVILGGIKSISKASSIIVPFMAIGYVAGGIIIILNNLELVMPALELIFKDAFTGEAVAGGAVGAAIRYGVARGVFSNEAGMGSAPIAAAAAKTDHPARQGLVSMTGTFIDTIIVCSITGIVLVMGFIIAGNSFGDSTGAVLTTKAFDQLLPGFGGWVVTFGVVFFAYSTILGWCYYGEKCCSYLLGEKFVLLYRIIYIISVFIGCVATLDLVWLFADIFNGLMAVPNLIALLLLSGVIAKESKDFIAKRKSGELY
- the phnX gene encoding phosphonoacetaldehyde hydrolase yields the protein MKYDQPDQLQAVILDWAGTVVDFGSFAPTQIFVEAFREFGIEVSLEESRGPMGMGKWDHIRTLCNIPEIAERYREKFGRLPTDDDVTAIYNRFMPLQIEKIAVHSALIPGALDTISNLRSKGLKIGTCSGYPKVVMDKVVELAARNGYEPDCVVATDEVPNGRPYPAQSLQNVISLGISDVAACVKVDDTWPGILEGRSAGMWTVALTCSGNALGLTYEEYKRLDENKLNEERLRIEHLFEASRPHYFIDTIAELPNVIDDINERLKRGEMPQNY
- a CDS encoding LysR substrate-binding domain-containing protein — its product is MHQYHKWLRSFYAVAYKGSFTTAAEYLSIGQPTVSEQVKALEKVFKVELFHRNGNTVEMSLAGQKLYEIAKPLFKLEEEAIHLLQSFQQKKVGMFRIGAVSPPIAMELTHELRMQYPTIDFKTSFYSATETITRLRNFDIDIAILARSNFEADLYTQVYKRYPIVAVVREDHPWAKEKEVFLEQLQHEKIILREEGSQTRVQVENICHERNIKLNSVMQMNSREAIFYAIAQGSGIGFVSEIEFVDMLNLQPIKFTGHPFYIEYRLCCLNLRKDRQMISEVFQHYAID
- a CDS encoding MFS transporter translates to MERTQYSIPLADNNTPAFRRAQWRMLFAAMFCYLFFYTGRQTFGFAIPGIQAEFGLSSAALGWISASMLWAYAIGQAINGNLADKFGGRRIMTTGAVLSCGANWIVSFASGFFSLIIPWAANGYLQALGWAPGSRLLSNWWGVSERGKVYGFYVFAAGCASILSYVTSVVVIEVFQLEWRWIFRLPVLLMLAGGILFFFVARERPEDLGFKPLENTGVANEEDKAQELAGDVEETSWQRYKAILKNVKLLIAAVSLGFQNAARYGLIIWVPVHFLGSNWKSGDAGIDPIWITVALPVGMAVGALTNGWVSDRLFGSKRYLAIILYMVLGAITSLWMWTLPTYSSVAIGALFLCGFFVYGPASSFWALCPDLAGAKRAGTATGVMNFASYLFAGLAEPLIGSVLDMTGNTSLIFMIVTIACACSAFVALFVRR
- the psrA gene encoding iron-containing alcohol dehydrogenase PsrA; amino-acid sequence: MVDTFYNPVTTYFGKGSLCKLKELTENETVTLVTFPEAESLGLIEKIKLLLGDRLVHIIQNVQPNPDVIQLKEIYEYFWEKFEDCDTVLAIGGGSSIDTAKALIVGTESKKFEELLEPLVTGKKFTPTKYKKLIAVPTTAGTGSEVTPWATIWDSKEQKKYSLHLDCTWPKVAIIDPDLMLTVPRAITISTGLDALSHALESIWNVNSNPVSDIFAISAIEDILDCLPKLSQDLLNENLRSKMALAALKAGIAFSNTKTALAHSISYEMTLRYGLAHGIACSFTLPYVLGLAWGKSKSRDQIFKKMFGNSLEDAQTQLLNFLHSLDVKTEFCDYGVYADEQMEMINYAMQGARGKNFIGVSLS